GCTGGAAACCCGCGTTTTAAAAGGAACTTGGACACGAAGTCCCATGAATCCAAAGAGTAGCCAATTTGGAACTTTTCTATCGTCTCTTCAGTAAACCCGCGTTTAAGTAAATATTCGAGAGCATCCTGCCCCTCTTTCGTATTAACGAGGAGATGATGATAAAACTTCCTCAGCAGGTCATGAGCTTCAACCATTTGCTGAGAGCCTGCCGGCATGTTAGATCGCTTGGAGTCCTTATTGATTTCAACATCCAAAGGAACATTTCCTTTTTCAGCTAAAACTTTTGCAGATTCCACAAAGCTGTAGCCTTCAATATCCATCAAGAAGGTAAAAATATTTCCGCCTGCCCCGCAACCAAAACAGTGAAAGATTTGTTTTTCCGTAGAAACGGAAAACGAGGGCGAGTTTTCACCATGAAAAGGACATAGGCCAAAGTAATTGCGCCCCTGCTTCTTCAGCTGGACATACTCCCCAATTAAATCAACAATGTCAACAGCTTCACGAATTTGATTAATTTTCTCATCTTCTATACGGCCATTTATCATTTTTCCACCTTGCAATATTGGTGATAGTTTCTAATTCGATACTGGTTCCTAATTCCCTGCAAAATTCGACAATGTTTTCATAAGTTTATTTGTAAAACATGCCCGATCTTCCTTTGTGAATGCTTTCGGCCCTTTCGTATGCTTACCCTGCCTGCGGAGTTTCGCCGACTGATAACGCATATCCAAGAGCATGAAAATATTCTCGTCTGTGTATTCTTTTCCCCTTGGTGAAAGGACATAAACGTTTTTAGGAAGCAGGGTTCCAGCCAAACCAATATCTGCAGTAACGACAATATCACCCTTTTTTACTGAGTTTACTATATAAAGATCTGCCGCTTCTTTGTCTGCATCGACATAAACCCATTTACCTTCAGGGTTATTCATCATATTTTTATATGATGCAACAAAACAGACTTCAACATCGTGCAAACTTGCACAATGAAGGATTTCGTCTTTCACCGGACATGCATCGGCATCGACGTGTATCGTAGGTTTATTATTCATACCTTCTAATTCTACATCTTTCTGCATAATCCTTTTTCTCCCCTAAACTTTATGAAGATATGGTGAATTTTTAGCATTGATTCAGAGGGTTCCCTCTAAAATGAGCGCACATCATTCTTCAAAGAATACCTGCTTATTTAAGTGAAAGCACCTCTTTTGCCTTGAAAAAGACCAGCCCTTCCTGAATTATACGGAACATGTCGAATTATTTTTATGATAAAAACCTTGACATCTCATTAACCTTTAGTTTATTCCTTATTAATTAAGTCTAAACCTTAAGATTACTTTTTTCTCACAATTTTTTATTATAGTCTATTTGATTAGAAGATGCCAACATTTAAATTCCGAATGTTTTTTCATGTAAATCAACGGATTCACACTTGGAAACCAAGATGTATTTTATGTAATTATTTTGAACTTATTCTTGTTATTCCCTTATTCGACCTTGGCATTAAAATGTGAGCTGACACATAGAGTGTCTAGCTCACATTTTGATTTGCCTTAATTATAAGGATCAACGGTTTTTGTTTTGAAGGATATTGATTATCAAATTGGCTGTTTCTTCAACAGCTTTATTGGTTACATCAATGATAGGACAGTTCAACCTTGATATGATTGTATCAAAGTATGTCAATTCTTCTTTTATGCGCTCCACATTTGCGTAAATGGCATGATCATTGAGCCCAAGTGACTTTAATCGTTCTTTACGAATATGGTTCAGCTTTTCCGGACTGATCTTTAAACCAATGCATTTTTCAGGAGGTACCAGGAACAGCTCTTCTGGAGGTTCCACTTCAGGCACTAAAGGTACGTTTGCCACTTTATAGCGTTTGTGGGCTAAATACTGTGATAATGGCGTTTTGGAAGTGCGTGAAACACCCACAAGGACGATATCTGCACGTAAAATGCCCCGAGGGTCACGTCCATCATCATATTTTACAGCAAATTCAATGGCTTCCACACGTTTGAAATAGTCATCATCCAGCTTTCTCACCAGACCAGGTTCATTAAGCGGCCCTTTTGGCGCCCTTTCCTGAAGGATGTCCATGAGCGGCCCTAAAATGTCATAAGCAGACAGGTTTTCTTTCTCGACCTGTGCTTTCATATACGCTCTAATGGCTGGCTTGACAAGAGTATAAGCAATGATCGCCCCATCCAACTTAGCCAGTGATATCACTTCATCCACATTTTGTTCATCTTCAATATACGGAATTCTCTTTATGGAAAAAGCAGATCCCGAGAACTGGCTTGCAGCGGCTTTTGTAACCAATTCCGCTGTTTCTCCTACTGAATCCGATACAACATATATAATAGAACCGTTCATATTCTCCGTCATTCCTTTTGCAAGCCCCCTAATAGCCTTCATCAGCCAAAGCTACGAATGCTTTCGTAATATTGGTTTTTGTAATCCTTCCAATTACTTCATAGCCTTTTTCTGTGTCTTTGACGACCGGTAATGAGTCGATTTGTTTATCAATCAATTTTTTGGCAACATCAATCAAAAGGTCTTCTTTTGAACACATTGTAATATTGGGCATCCTAGTCATGATGATATTGACTGGAATGGAGTTAAGCTCTTGTTTCCCAATACTAGCACGCAACAAGTCTTTCCTTGATAAGACACCAACAAGCAATGCATGCTTATCGACGACGAACATTGTTCCGACATCTTCTAAAAACATCATGACTATTGCATCATATACGGAAATGCCCTCGTCAACAACGACAGGTATCGATTGGTAGTCTCGTACATAAAGATGGTTGAGGCTATCTGTCAAAAGCTGTGTTCCTGACCTGCCTGTATAGAAATACCCCACTCGGGGCCTGGCATCAAGAAAACCTGCCATCGTTAAAATCGCTAGATCTGGACGAAGTGTCGCCCTGGTAAGGTTCAATCTATCCGCAATATGTTCTCCAGTAATCGGTCCGTTTTCTTTTACGATTTGTAAAATTTGTTCCTGACGCTTATTCAATTGGATTATAATCACCACCCCACTGCTTTCGCAGAGTAAAGTAACAAAAGTTATTCATTTAATAATTATATACTAAATTATTTAATTAGGGCATTTTTGTCCTATTTATTGACCATTTATCTTTTTAAGAAATCGGAAACCCTTATTTAAAGTGTTTCCGATTTCCTTACATCCTTTCGATCATGTAAGGATGATCTTATTCATGGCAGCAAAACCTGCAACCAAATCACTGATTTCCTTCATTAAGGATAAACGGTTATTACGGATTGCTTCATCTTCTGCCATGACCATTGTATTCTCGAAATATGACTCTATTTCCGTTTGAAGCGAAACAAGCTGTTCAAACCGCTCATTCTCTTCTTTGGATTCCATATAACGCATTGCCACTTTTTGATATTTTACATATAACGCATTTTCTTGATCATTTTCAAAGGCACTAGGGTCGACTGTCACCTTATTGTCACATTTCACGGCAATGTTCATGACCCGACTTAAAGCTTCCAGGCTTTCTTTAAAGCCAGCTTCGTCTTTTTTCGCATTCAAGACATGTGCACGTTCCACGATAGAGTGGATATAGCCTATCTCATTGAACAGAACTGCATCAATCAAATCGTAACGGATTTGCTGTTCTTGAAGCAGGTGTTTGACACGGGCTTTAAAGAATGTGAACATATCCGCTTTAACTTCTTCAAGATCACGTTTTAAGATGCCTTTTGATTCCAGGCCTTTAAGGCCTAATACAATAAGCTCCTCTAAAGAAATATTCCATTTCTTCTCAGCTAAGATTTGGACGACCCCGCTCGCCTGCCTTCTTAATGCGTAAGGATCCTGGGAACCTGTCGGAATGACACCAATAGCGAAGAATGAAGACAAAGTATCAATTTTTTCAGCTAAACTCACAACTGCTCCAATGACTGAAGGCGGTACATTGTCATCCGCATGTCTTGGCATATAATGTTCATTGATAGCCGCGGCCACTTCTTTGGCTTCCCCTTTTAAGAGAGCATATTTTTCACCCATATACCCTTGCAATTCAGGGAATTCATAAACCATATGACTCACCAAATCGAACTTGGCAATTGCCGCTGTACGAAGCGCCATTTCTTTTTCCGCTTTTAAATTCAAAGCATCCGCAAGGGCACCGGTCACTGCTGTTACCCGGGCAGTTTTCTCGGCTAATGTACCAATTTCTTCATGATAAACGATGCTGTCAAGCTTTTTCAAAGCATCTGAAATCTCTTTTTTCTGATCTTCTTGATAGAAGAATGCTGCATCCGATAAGCGGGCACGCAATACTTTTTCATTACCTTTAGAAACCTTATCCAAATGGCGGTCATCGCCGTTACGCACGGTTACAAAGTAAGCAAGCAGTTTCCCGTCCTTATCTTTAACAGGGAAATAACGTTGGTGTTCCTTCATTGATGTGATAAGTACCTCAGCAGGAAGCTCAAGGAATTCTTCTTCAAAATGTCCAAATAACACCGTTGGATACTCTACCAAATTATTGACTTCTTCAAGCAGATCTTCATCGACCGGGATGATCCAGCCTTTCTCCTGCTCAAGCTCTTTAATCTGATCCAATATAACTTGTCGGCGTTTATCTGGATCCGCCATTACAAATTGTTCTTTTAGCGTATCTTCATACCGTTCCGGCTGCTCGATGATTGCGCTATCGCCCAAGAAACGGTGACCTTTTGTTTCACGGCCCGTTTCCACGTCAGCAATGCTAAATGGAACTGTGTCATTGCCGAATAAGGCAATCAGCCATTTAATCGGACGGACGAAGCGGAGCTCCTGATTGGCCCAGCGCATATTTTTCGGGAACGTCATGCCACTGATGATTTCCTTCAGCTCAGATAAAAGCTGAGCAGTCTGCTGTCCTTTTATGAATTTATTCACATGGGCGTATTCCACACCCTTGAGTTCTTTAAAATAAATGTCCTCTGAAGTCATGCCTTGACCCCTGACGAATCCCAATGCGGCTTTAGACCAGTTGCCTTCACTGTCCAAAGCGATTTTCTTGGCCGGACCTTTTGCTTCTTCTTCGATATCCTTTTGGGATTCTTCCACGTCTTTCACCAATACGGCTAAACGTCTTGGTGTTGAAAAAGCTTCAACCGTTCCGAATTCAATCGCTTTTTCCGTTAGCCATTGCTGTACTTTATCTGACAACTGTTTCATTGATGCTGTCACAAAACGGGCAGGCAGCTCTTCCAATCCAATCTCCAATAACAAATCACGCTTGCTCATTTGTATTCTCCCCTTTCACTTTCAGGATCGGGAAGCCTAATTTTTCCCGCTCTTCATAGAAGGTTTTGGCAACCTTACGCGCTAAGTTACGGCACCGGGCAATATAACCCGTTCTTTCCGTCACCGAGATGGCACCTTTGGCATCCAAAAGGTTAAATGTATGTGAACATTTCAAAACATAGTCATATGCAGGATGCACAAGTCCTTCTTCCATTTGGCGATGCGCTTCCTTTTCATACATCGTGAAAAGCTGAAACAGCATATCAAGGTCGGAGGTTTCGAACGTATATTTCGAATGTTCGTATTCCGGCTGACCAAATATATCCCGAACTGTGAATCCATCTGTCCATTCTAGGTCAAATACGTTTTCCTTATCTTGAATGTAAGAGGCGAGACGTTCGATCCCGTACGTAATTTCCACGGAAACCGGCTTACACTCAAGGCCGCCCACTTGTTGGAAATATGTAAATTGAGTGATTTCCATTCCATCAAGCCATACTTCCCAACCTAGACCAGCACACCCTAGTGATGGATTTTCCCAGTTGTCCTCCACAAAGCGAATATCATGCTCAAGCGGATTTATCCCTAAAGCACGCAATGAATCCAAATATAACTCTTGGATATTGTCAGGTGACGGCTTCATGATCACTTGGAACTGATGATGCTGATACAGTCGATTAGGGTTCTCTCCATAACGGCCGTCAGCAGGACGGCGGGAAGGCTCTACGTAAGCAACGCTCCAAGGCTCCGGTCCAATGGCTCTCAGGAACGTGTATGGGCTCATCGTTCCTGCCCCTTTCTCTACATCATAAGCATTCATCAATATGCAGCCTTGTTCAGACCAATGCTTTTGTAACGTTAAAATCATATTTTGAATATTCATCGTACACCTCCAGGTTATTTAAAACGGCTCTTTTTAAAATTAAGGATCGGAAACCATTACATTTTGGCAAACAAAAAACTCCCGTCCCTATGCGAAATGCATAGGGACGAGAGTATACCCGCGGTTCCACCCTAATTGCCGTTTATAAAACGGCCTCTTTTCAAAGCTACATGCTCCGGAAACGCCCTTCCCTGTAAATCCATATCCCGGCTTCCACCGTCCCGGGTTCGCTTTTTATGGAGAATGACAGATACTCTTTTCCATCAACGCAATCTTCTTATTTTAATGATTAGAATTTTATACAAACTAGCATGGAATGTCAATAGGTCAGATCCTAAAACATATCTTTCATCGTATCAATCTGTTTCAGGAACTTTTTTGATTTCAAATGCAGACCGGAATATTCCTCATAATATGCATCGATGATCTTCCGAAGTTCTTTTTTCGTTTCAGGCTTAACGGAAATGTTTCCGAGCCTTGATAAATCGAAATAATAAAAGATTCGAAGCAATTTGACGGCTGAAGGTGAAATTTTATAATGATAAGGGTCTTTCCCCAGACAGCGGTGACAGATAAAGCCCGCTTCCCGAAGCGAGAAGGAGAATTCCCCTTCCGTTTCACCACATACAGCACACTGATTCAGCACTGGGTTAATCCCATTGACGGGCAGCATCTTCATTTCAAAAATGAATTTCAAAACCTCTGCGTCATATTCCTCGTTTATGTAATGCAATGTTTGCGAAAGCAATTCATACAAATATGGATTCGGTTTCTTATCCTCGACGCTTTTATCAAGCAATTCAACAATATATGAAGCATAAGCAGTGGCAAAAAGATCCTCCCTTATGAAACGGAGTGAATCGACCATTTCGCCTTGCTGAAGACTACCGAGTCCGGTTGATGTGGTTACAAGAAAATACCCGGAGCAAAAAAGCTGTGTGACGGCAGAAAGCCTGCTGTTAGGTTTACTGGCTCCTCTAGCCATAACGCCAATTTTTCCCAACTCACGGGTATATATAGTAATGATTTTGTTATTTTCTCCATATGCAGTTCGCCTTATGACAATGCCCTCACATTTTTGGAGCATACCAAGACACCACCCATGCTCGCCAAGACTAACCTATGAAACAGGAAAATCAAATTCTGCTAGCTCATCATTCAATACCAAGTGTCTTTCCTGTCTCTCGACTTCTATCTCCTTAAACAGCAAATAGGTGTCCACATTACCTGTTTCAGTAAATAACTCCCAGGTAAAATCCAACATATAAAGCCCACCTTTCATTTTTAACTAGCAATATGAATATCCGACCATATGGTTAGCTTGACCGTTTTCCGAACTTTCATGACGCGTAAATTTTGTTAATTAATACTCGCTCTCATTGAAGCCATAATCGCGGAGCTGGCTTGCTTTGTTCCGCCAATCCTTCTGTACCTTCACCCATAGTTCCAAGAAAACTTTCGAGCCCAATAAGTTTTCGATATCCACTCTGGCACGGCTACCGACTTCTTTAAGCATTTTCCCTTGCTTTCCGATGACAATCCCTTTTTGTGAATCACGTTCGACAACGATCGTCGCCATGACATTAATGGTGTCACTGTTGTCCATTTTTTTAATTGAATCGATGACAACAGCCACTGAATGCGGAATTTCTTCACGTGTCAGGTGCAGTACCTTCTCACGGACCAATTCGGAAATGATAAAACGTTCCGGGTGGTCGGTCACTTGGTCAGCTGGATAAAACTGAGGACCTTCTGGCAGATGTTCCTTGATTTGTTCAAGCAGTGTATCAACATTATTTCCTTCAAGTGCAGAAATCGGAACGACCGCCGCAAAAGGGTAAAGCTGTTGGTATTTTTCAATGATCGGAAGTAAATCATCTGGATGCATTGCATCGATTTTGTTTACAACCAGGAAAACAGGCGTTTTTACGGATTGAAGTTTTTCGATGATAAACTCGTCACCGCGTCCGTATCCTTCAGTCGCATTGATCATGAAGAGAATCAAATCGACTTCCTTCAATGTATTCGTTGCCACTTTCATCATGAAGTCACCAAGCTTATGCTTTGGTTTATGAATGCCGGGTGTATCGATGAAAATCATTTGTGAATCGTTTTGCGTAAGTACACCCTGGACTTTATTTCTTGTAGTTTGCGGTTTATCGCTCATAATGGCGATCTTTTGACCGATGACCCGATTCAGAAATGTACTCTTTCCAACATTAGGTCGTCCAATAATCGAAATGAAACCTGATTTGTAACCTTTTACTTGTGTATCATCAAATAGTTTATCCATTTAAATCCTCCGGTGAAAAAGCTCCTGGAAGCAATTCCTGTACTGTTAGTTCTTTTATATCCCCATGTAAGTTGGTCAAAACGACCGGCATATCCTTTTCACACAGTTCCGAAATAACCTGCCTGCATGCCCCGCATGGGGAAACGGGACCATCGGTATCTGCCACGACTGCAAGTTTAGTGAATTTTTTATCGTTATGGGCATAAGCACTGAATAAAGCTGTCCTTTCGGCGCAGTTACACATGCTATATGCAGCATTTTCTATATTACAACCATGATAGACCTTTCCATCAGCGGTTAAAAGGGCTGCCCCCACCTTAAATTTGGAGTAAGGCACATATGCTTTATCCCTTGCTTTTTTAGCTTCCTCAATCAATTCTTTTGTATTCAATTCACATCTTCCTTTCAAATTGAGTACCATTTCGGCAACCTACAGGCCAAACTTAGGCAAAAAGATAATCAATCCAACTATTATAGAAAATATAGCATATATGAATACAGCTCCGGCTGCAATATCTTTTGCCTGCTTGGCTAGCGGATGGATTTGATCCGTTACCAGGTCCACTACCCTTTCAATCGCTGAATTAACGAGCTCCAACGTAATCGTACCGGCTATGGCCGCTAAAATGAAAAGCCACTCCATCCCATTCAATGAGAAGTACCAGCCAAAGAATACGACGATTGCCGTTAACGCGAAATGTATCTTGATATTGCGTTCAGTCCGAACAGCCTCCAAAATTCCCTGACAGGCAAAAGAGAAACTTTTTAATAAAGGATACCTTTTTTTATCCTTCTCTTGAAAGTCCATATTCTTCCAAGATCTCCTTTTGTTTAGTGAACATCACTTTTTCATCTTCTTCATTCATATGGTCGAATCCTAATAAATGCAGAAA
The DNA window shown above is from Peribacillus sp. FSL P2-0133 and carries:
- the era gene encoding GTPase Era; the protein is MDKLFDDTQVKGYKSGFISIIGRPNVGKSTFLNRVIGQKIAIMSDKPQTTRNKVQGVLTQNDSQMIFIDTPGIHKPKHKLGDFMMKVATNTLKEVDLILFMINATEGYGRGDEFIIEKLQSVKTPVFLVVNKIDAMHPDDLLPIIEKYQQLYPFAAVVPISALEGNNVDTLLEQIKEHLPEGPQFYPADQVTDHPERFIISELVREKVLHLTREEIPHSVAVVIDSIKKMDNSDTINVMATIVVERDSQKGIVIGKQGKMLKEVGSRARVDIENLLGSKVFLELWVKVQKDWRNKASQLRDYGFNESEY
- a CDS encoding YqzL family protein translates to MLDFTWELFTETGNVDTYLLFKEIEVERQERHLVLNDELAEFDFPVS
- a CDS encoding cytidine deaminase — protein: MNTKELIEEAKKARDKAYVPYSKFKVGAALLTADGKVYHGCNIENAAYSMCNCAERTALFSAYAHNDKKFTKLAVVADTDGPVSPCGACRQVISELCEKDMPVVLTNLHGDIKELTVQELLPGAFSPEDLNG
- a CDS encoding YaiI/YqxD family protein: MNNKPTIHVDADACPVKDEILHCASLHDVEVCFVASYKNMMNNPEGKWVYVDADKEAADLYIVNSVKKGDIVVTADIGLAGTLLPKNVYVLSPRGKEYTDENIFMLLDMRYQSAKLRRQGKHTKGPKAFTKEDRACFTNKLMKTLSNFAGN
- a CDS encoding helix-turn-helix transcriptional regulator, translating into MVIIIQLNKRQEQILQIVKENGPITGEHIADRLNLTRATLRPDLAILTMAGFLDARPRVGYFYTGRSGTQLLTDSLNHLYVRDYQSIPVVVDEGISVYDAIVMMFLEDVGTMFVVDKHALLVGVLSRKDLLRASIGKQELNSIPVNIIMTRMPNITMCSKEDLLIDVAKKLIDKQIDSLPVVKDTEKGYEVIGRITKTNITKAFVALADEGY
- a CDS encoding diacylglycerol kinase family protein — encoded protein: MDFQEKDKKRYPLLKSFSFACQGILEAVRTERNIKIHFALTAIVVFFGWYFSLNGMEWLFILAAIAGTITLELVNSAIERVVDLVTDQIHPLAKQAKDIAAGAVFIYAIFSIIVGLIIFLPKFGL
- the glyQ gene encoding glycine--tRNA ligase subunit alpha: MNIQNMILTLQKHWSEQGCILMNAYDVEKGAGTMSPYTFLRAIGPEPWSVAYVEPSRRPADGRYGENPNRLYQHHQFQVIMKPSPDNIQELYLDSLRALGINPLEHDIRFVEDNWENPSLGCAGLGWEVWLDGMEITQFTYFQQVGGLECKPVSVEITYGIERLASYIQDKENVFDLEWTDGFTVRDIFGQPEYEHSKYTFETSDLDMLFQLFTMYEKEAHRQMEEGLVHPAYDYVLKCSHTFNLLDAKGAISVTERTGYIARCRNLARKVAKTFYEEREKLGFPILKVKGENTNEQA
- a CDS encoding pyruvate, water dikinase regulatory protein gives rise to the protein MNGSIIYVVSDSVGETAELVTKAAASQFSGSAFSIKRIPYIEDEQNVDEVISLAKLDGAIIAYTLVKPAIRAYMKAQVEKENLSAYDILGPLMDILQERAPKGPLNEPGLVRKLDDDYFKRVEAIEFAVKYDDGRDPRGILRADIVLVGVSRTSKTPLSQYLAHKRYKVANVPLVPEVEPPEELFLVPPEKCIGLKISPEKLNHIRKERLKSLGLNDHAIYANVERIKEELTYFDTIISRLNCPIIDVTNKAVEETANLIINILQNKNR
- the recO gene encoding DNA repair protein RecO; its protein translation is MLQKCEGIVIRRTAYGENNKIITIYTRELGKIGVMARGASKPNSRLSAVTQLFCSGYFLVTTSTGLGSLQQGEMVDSLRFIREDLFATAYASYIVELLDKSVEDKKPNPYLYELLSQTLHYINEEYDAEVLKFIFEMKMLPVNGINPVLNQCAVCGETEGEFSFSLREAGFICHRCLGKDPYHYKISPSAVKLLRIFYYFDLSRLGNISVKPETKKELRKIIDAYYEEYSGLHLKSKKFLKQIDTMKDMF
- the glyS gene encoding glycine--tRNA ligase subunit beta encodes the protein MSKRDLLLEIGLEELPARFVTASMKQLSDKVQQWLTEKAIEFGTVEAFSTPRRLAVLVKDVEESQKDIEEEAKGPAKKIALDSEGNWSKAALGFVRGQGMTSEDIYFKELKGVEYAHVNKFIKGQQTAQLLSELKEIISGMTFPKNMRWANQELRFVRPIKWLIALFGNDTVPFSIADVETGRETKGHRFLGDSAIIEQPERYEDTLKEQFVMADPDKRRQVILDQIKELEQEKGWIIPVDEDLLEEVNNLVEYPTVLFGHFEEEFLELPAEVLITSMKEHQRYFPVKDKDGKLLAYFVTVRNGDDRHLDKVSKGNEKVLRARLSDAAFFYQEDQKKEISDALKKLDSIVYHEEIGTLAEKTARVTAVTGALADALNLKAEKEMALRTAAIAKFDLVSHMVYEFPELQGYMGEKYALLKGEAKEVAAAINEHYMPRHADDNVPPSVIGAVVSLAEKIDTLSSFFAIGVIPTGSQDPYALRRQASGVVQILAEKKWNISLEELIVLGLKGLESKGILKRDLEEVKADMFTFFKARVKHLLQEQQIRYDLIDAVLFNEIGYIHSIVERAHVLNAKKDEAGFKESLEALSRVMNIAVKCDNKVTVDPSAFENDQENALYVKYQKVAMRYMESKEENERFEQLVSLQTEIESYFENTMVMAEDEAIRNNRLSLMKEISDLVAGFAAMNKIILT